The following coding sequences lie in one Oryctolagus cuniculus chromosome 7, mOryCun1.1, whole genome shotgun sequence genomic window:
- the MINDY1 gene encoding ubiquitin carboxyl-terminal hydrolase MINDY-1, translated as MEPRHPEHLAPDEARTAEAVTPTNPEVLPGPDEHCQDAEAKEAERAAGEKEPAEQALLPAQGEDNLESPPPEDSSSQPGPAHETSLEIETIGACSRPQELPPPPRARRPELDFYCVKWIPWKGERTPIITQSTNGPCPLLAIMNILFLQWKVKLPPQKEVITSEELMAHLGNCLLSIKPQEKSEGLQLNFQQNVDDAMTVLPRLATGLDVNVRFTGVSDFEYTPECSVFDLLGIPLYHGWLVDPQSPEAVSAVGKLSYNQLVEKVITCKHSSDPNLVTEGLIAEQFLEATAAQLTYHGLCELTAAAKEGELSVFFRNNHFSTMTKHKSHLYLLVTDQGFLQEEQVVWESLHNVDGDSCFCDSEFHLSHSLGKGSGARGGSSSPEKQLQVDQDYLIALSLQQQQPVPQGTLGLSDLELAQQLQQEEYQQQQGVQSLQPRTPVPQGRGAASGRPAGERRQRPKHESDCVVL; from the exons ATGGAACCCCGTCATCCTGAGCATCTGGCCCCTGATGAGGCTAGGACAGCAGAAGCAGTCACCCCCACAAACCCGGAGGTGCTGCCAGGGCCAGATGAGCACTGCCAGGACGCAGAGGCCAAGGAGGCTGAGAGGGCAGCTGGAGAAAAGGAACCAGCAGAGCAGGCTTTGCTACCTGCCCAGGGCGAGGATAATCTGGAGTCCCCCCCACCTGAAGATAGCTCCAGTCAACCTGGGCCAGCCCATGAGACCTCACTTGAGATAGAGACAATAGGGGCGTGCTCCAGGCCCCaggagctccccccaccccccagggcccGCCGGCCTGAGCTCGATTTCTACTGCGTAAAGTGGATCCCCTGGAAGGGAGAGCGGACGCCCATCATCACCCAGAGCACCAACGGCCCTTGCCCTCTCCTGGCCATCATGAACATCCTGTTTCTGCAGTGGAAG GTGAAGCTGCCCCCGCAGAAGGAAGTGATCACCTCAGAAGAGCTCATGGCCCACCTTG GAAACTGCCTCCTGTCCATCAAGCCCCAGGAGAAGTCAGAGGGACTTCAGCTTAATTTTCAGCAG AATGTGGACGATGCAATGACCGTGCTGCCCCGCCTGGCCACAGGTCTGGATGTCAATGTGCGGTTCACAGGTGTCTCTGATTTTGAGTACACGCCCGAGTGCAGTGTCTTTGACCTGCTAGGCATCCCTCTGTACCACGGCTGGCTGGTTGATCCACAG AGCCCTGAAGCTGTGAGTGCAGTTGGGAAACTGAGTTACAACCAGCTGGTAGAGAAAGTCATCACCTGCAAACACTCCAGCGACCCCAACCTGGTGACAGAAG GCCTGATCGCCGAGCAGTTCCTGGAGGCCACGGCAGCCCAGCTGACGTACCATGGACTGTGTGAGCTCACAGCAGCGGCCAAGGAGGGCGAGCTGAGCGTCTTCTTCCGAAACAACCACTTCAGCACTATGACCAAGCACAAG AGTCACTTGTACCTATTAGTCACCGACCAGGGCTTCCTACAGGAAGAGCAGGTGGTTTGGGAGAGCCTGCACAACGTGGACGGCGACAGCTGCTTCTGTGACTCGGAGTTCCACCTAAGTCACTCCCTGGGCAAGGGGTCCGGAGCACGAGGTGGGAGCAGCTCCCCAGAGAAGCAGCTGCAGGTGGATCAG gACTACTTGATCGCCCTGTccctccagcagcagcagccggtgccgcaaggcacaCTGGGCCTCAGTGACTTGGAACTGGCCCAGCAGCTTCAGCAAGAGGAGTATCAGCAGCAGCAGGGGGTTCAGTCCCTGCAGCCTCGGACCCCCGTCCCACAG